In Geothermobacter ehrlichii, a single window of DNA contains:
- a CDS encoding MOSC domain-containing protein translates to MPATIVATCISRNKGERKTPVDRVELRPDHGIVGDAHAGDWHRQVSLLAQESIDKMRALGLDVDKGDFAENLTTRGIDLVGLPVGARLRIGEVLLEVTQIGKECHNRCAIYYQAGDCVMPKEGIFARVIEGGTIRPGDEIRQVDGPVS, encoded by the coding sequence ATGCCAGCCACGATCGTCGCAACCTGCATCAGCAGAAACAAGGGAGAACGCAAGACCCCGGTCGACCGGGTCGAACTGCGGCCGGATCACGGGATCGTCGGCGACGCCCACGCCGGCGACTGGCACCGCCAGGTCAGCCTGCTGGCCCAGGAGAGCATCGACAAGATGCGCGCCCTCGGGCTCGATGTCGACAAGGGGGATTTCGCTGAAAACCTGACCACCCGGGGGATCGACCTGGTCGGCCTGCCGGTGGGAGCGCGGCTGAGAATCGGGGAAGTTCTGCTCGAAGTGACCCAGATCGGCAAGGAGTGCCACAACCGCTGCGCCATCTACTACCAGGCCGGCGATTGCGTCATGCCGAAGGAAGGAATTTTCGCCAGGGTGATCGAAGGCGGGACGATCCGCCCGGGGGACGAAATCCGGCAGGTCGACGGCCCGGTTTCGTAA
- a CDS encoding porin family protein encodes MHARFMLTMLAALLLAAGPALADEMVSFKAGYLMLSPEGKVAVDQLSLSDQIDLEKDLGFDDSEEYFAEAALQFGDFRLGLAYVPLEFSGQGTLNRSINFNGQTFDAGVPTSSEVSIDLLDAGLTWYLVNVDDLPVRVQVGPEVSVKWVQAEATLKGEVGGVSTTETESVDVPVPTIGARVRIGLADFVSVSGRVGYLEYDDNSFLDADAQVELSPLPLVGIFGGYRYLELDVDDSGVFVDATFSGPYVGAFVRF; translated from the coding sequence ATGCACGCACGTTTCATGCTGACAATGCTGGCGGCTCTGCTGCTGGCCGCCGGACCGGCGCTGGCAGACGAGATGGTATCGTTCAAGGCCGGCTATCTGATGCTCTCCCCCGAAGGCAAGGTGGCGGTCGACCAGCTCTCCCTGAGCGACCAGATCGACCTGGAAAAGGATCTCGGCTTCGACGACAGCGAAGAGTATTTTGCCGAGGCGGCGCTGCAGTTCGGTGATTTCCGGCTGGGGCTGGCCTATGTGCCGCTCGAGTTTTCCGGCCAGGGAACGCTCAACCGCTCCATCAATTTCAACGGCCAGACCTTCGATGCCGGCGTGCCGACCAGCAGCGAGGTCAGCATCGATCTGCTCGACGCCGGTCTGACCTGGTACCTGGTCAATGTCGACGATCTGCCGGTGCGGGTACAGGTCGGCCCGGAAGTGTCAGTGAAGTGGGTGCAGGCCGAGGCGACTCTGAAGGGCGAGGTCGGCGGGGTGTCGACGACCGAGACCGAGTCGGTCGATGTGCCGGTGCCGACGATCGGGGCGCGGGTGCGGATCGGACTGGCCGATTTTGTCAGCGTTTCCGGGCGGGTCGGCTATCTTGAGTACGATGACAACAGTTTCCTCGATGCCGATGCCCAGGTCGAACTTTCGCCTCTGCCCCTGGTCGGCATCTTCGGCGGCTACCGCTACCTGGAACTGGACGTGGACGATTCCGGCGTCTTCGTCGACGCCACCTTTTCCGGTCCCTATGTCGGGGCGTTTGTCCGCTTCTGA